In Gossypium hirsutum isolate 1008001.06 chromosome D06, Gossypium_hirsutum_v2.1, whole genome shotgun sequence, one genomic interval encodes:
- the LOC107901007 gene encoding protein BIG GRAIN 1-like B — protein MHRNEKMREKPSFSSTLLDKIYRSIDDGDTKVGDMKFYSETMQKTSTKMSSLQRACLIEKWMEKKVSEKANADKKKKQVVSEFVRKSSHHEHDHDHELDHDGVFFSSTSISSDSSSGGFSFSSSDTESMYGTTTKTKASSCFVPPWLKPVKTGGGGRERMEERADMKIYGNLKKVKQQQQPISPGVRLASFINSLFTTGNSKKKTKGSSSSTTTTSGQVSSCSSASSFSRSCLSKNSAPGREKLRDGVKRTVRFCPVSVIVDEDSRPCGQKCLNEERGSKSKLSSVSVSNAWKIGKSPSTKREEEMKVQAMEKTRRVEEMAREFLKEYHLNQKKNNLISRDSRRDCEDEDDASSCSSSDLFELDHLVLLGNHRYEEELPVYETTHVQTNRAIANGFLV, from the coding sequence ATGcatagaaatgagaaaatgagagaaaaaccATCTTTCTCTTCTACGCTGCTTGACAAAATCTATCGTTCCATCGATGATGGCGACACCAAAGTTGGAGACATGAAGTTCTACAGTGAGACAATGCAGAAGACAAGTACCAAAATGTCGAGTTTACAGCGAGCTTGTTTGATTGAGAAATGGATGGAAAAGAAGGTTAGTGAGAAGGCAAATGCAGACAAGAAGAAGAAACAGGTTGTTTCCGAGTTTGTAAGAAAATCATCACATCATGAACATGATCATGACCATGAACTTGATCATGATGGTGTTTTCTTTAGTTCCACTTCAATCTCATCTGATTCCAGTTCTGGgggtttttcattttcatcatctgACACTGAATCCATGTACGGTACTACAACGAAAACTAAAGCTTCATCCTGTTTTGTTCCACCATGGCTGAAACCTGTCAAAACAGGGGGAGGAGGACGAGAGAGAATGGAAGAAAGGGCGGACATGAAAATTTATGGCAACTTAAAGAAAgtgaaacaacaacaacaaccgaTTTCACCAGGTGTCCGTCTCGCAAGTTTCATCAATTCTTTGTTCACGACAGGCAATTCAAAGAAAAAAACCAAGGGTTCATCATCATCAACAACGACAACATCGGGGCAGGTGTCGTCGTGTTCTTCAGCTTCATCGTTTTCAAGGTCATGTCTAAGCAAGAACTCGGCTCCGGGGCGAGAAAAGTTGCGTGACGGGGTTAAAAGAACAGTTAGGTTCTGCCCCGTGAGCGTAATCGTGGACGAAGACAGTAGACCGTGCGGGCAAAAGTGCTTAAACGAAGAACGAGGGTCGAAGTCGAAATTGTCGTCGGTTTCGGTTTCGAATGCATGGAAAATAGGGAAATCGCCATCGACGAAGCGCGAGGAGGAGATGAAGGTTCAAGCAATGGAGAAGACGAGGCGAGTTGAAGAAATGGCCAGAGAGTTTTTGAAAGAGTATCATCTAAACCAGAAAAAGAACAATTTAATTTCAAGGGATTCTCGCAGAGATTGTGAAGATGAAGATGATGCAAGTAGCTGTTCGAGTTCGGATTTATTCGAGTTAGATCACCTTGTTCTTTTAGGTAACCATAGGTATGAAGAAGAGCTTCCCGTGTATGAAACTACCCATGTTCAAACAAATCGAGCCATTGCTAATGGCTTCCTAGTCTAG